A single region of the Solwaraspora sp. WMMD791 genome encodes:
- a CDS encoding SigB/SigF/SigG family RNA polymerase sigma factor, which produces MSGQRRTATRSEHALEDLDGAALSYAARFAEQSEGRRRDHLRDELVQLALPFAGRLARRYRGRGEPLEDLEQVARLGLVKAVDRYDPERGSFTAYAAVTITGEIKRHFRDRTWGVHVPRRLQDLTIEVSQATAVLTSELSRSPTVAELAARLETSEEDILAALESAAGYTPASLNGPVGDDGPAELGDMFGALDADLESVDDRLTVSGLLYRLPARERRILAMRFYGNYTQSDIAAEFGISQMHVSRLLSRTLTWLRQAMLTDTPPRWESTGAPPEPPDAVTVSVDRADGRVQVGIRGELDRSAAERVRCALVDVVCAAGTDEVLVDLDGVGFIDAAGIAALLASHEAARRAAVRLRIADPQPYVRRSLIVAGLAPLFT; this is translated from the coding sequence ATGTCCGGACAACGACGTACCGCGACTCGTTCGGAACACGCGCTGGAGGATCTGGACGGGGCCGCACTGTCCTATGCGGCCCGTTTCGCGGAGCAGTCCGAAGGCCGGCGACGGGATCACCTGCGGGATGAACTGGTCCAGTTGGCGTTGCCGTTCGCCGGCCGGCTCGCCCGTCGCTACCGCGGCCGCGGCGAGCCGTTGGAGGACCTGGAGCAGGTGGCGCGACTCGGCCTGGTCAAGGCGGTGGACCGCTACGACCCCGAACGCGGGTCCTTCACCGCCTACGCCGCCGTCACCATCACCGGCGAGATCAAACGCCACTTCCGCGACCGCACCTGGGGGGTACACGTCCCTCGGCGGTTGCAGGACTTGACGATCGAGGTCAGCCAGGCCACCGCCGTCCTGACCAGTGAGCTGTCCCGGTCACCGACGGTGGCGGAGCTGGCGGCGCGGCTGGAGACCTCCGAGGAGGACATCCTGGCCGCGCTGGAGTCGGCCGCCGGCTACACCCCGGCCTCGCTCAACGGACCGGTCGGTGACGACGGCCCGGCCGAACTCGGCGACATGTTCGGTGCACTCGACGCCGACCTGGAATCGGTCGACGACCGGCTCACCGTCAGCGGACTGTTGTACCGGCTGCCCGCCCGCGAGCGCCGGATCCTCGCGATGCGCTTCTACGGCAACTACACCCAGTCCGACATCGCCGCAGAGTTCGGTATCTCCCAGATGCACGTCTCCCGGCTGTTGTCGCGCACTCTGACCTGGCTGCGCCAGGCGATGCTCACCGACACCCCGCCGAGGTGGGAGTCCACCGGCGCCCCGCCGGAGCCGCCGGACGCGGTGACGGTGTCGGTGGACCGGGCCGACGGCCGGGTCCAGGTCGGCATCCGGGGCGAACTGGACCGGTCGGCCGCGGAGCGGGTCCGCTGCGCGCTCGTGGACGTGGTCTGCGCCGCCGGCACCGACGAGGTGCTCGTCGACCTCGACGGTGTCGGCTTCATCGACGCCGCCGGCATCGCGGCGCTGCTGGCCAGCCACGAGGCCGCCCGCCGGGCCGCCGTACGGTTGCGGATCGCCGATCCGCAACCGTACGTGCGGCGCAGCCTGATCGTGGCGGGCCTGGCACCGTTGTTCACCTGA
- a CDS encoding Vms1/Ankzf1 family peptidyl-tRNA hydrolase, with protein MDLSFLQPLYSRPGPWASVYLDASRDTEDAVEALELRWRALRQQLEQQGADQPSIAALGHAVLRHVPRAGEYGLALSATDGEVVLQNYLPAPPRRDLAAVGPLPHAMPLVAQRGEEISWLRVLVSRTGADIDAVSAGGLPRQANVAGPASHPIRKVNPGAWSQARFQRAAEVSWQRNAGHSAAATAALADQVGAEVLVVAGDPQARELLISELPRRWQSRTVQTDVGSRAVGADPEPLTEVTIQAIAEVAAAHTDQALDRYGAQRGRGDGLGAVVDALQRAQVDTLLLVDDPSSTQRLWIGPEPTHIALEPDELTAMSVAAPREVRADAALLRALAGTDADLVLVGPGEADLNGGVGAVLRYLDPATG; from the coding sequence ATGGATCTGTCGTTTCTGCAACCGCTGTACTCCCGGCCGGGCCCCTGGGCCTCGGTCTACCTGGACGCGTCACGCGACACCGAGGACGCGGTGGAAGCGCTCGAACTGCGCTGGCGGGCGCTGCGACAGCAGCTCGAACAGCAGGGTGCGGACCAGCCCTCGATCGCCGCGCTCGGCCACGCGGTGCTGCGCCACGTTCCCCGTGCCGGCGAGTACGGTCTGGCGTTGAGCGCCACGGACGGAGAGGTGGTCCTGCAGAACTACCTGCCCGCGCCGCCGCGTCGCGATCTGGCCGCCGTGGGGCCGCTGCCCCACGCGATGCCGCTGGTCGCTCAGCGCGGCGAGGAGATCAGCTGGTTGCGCGTGCTGGTCAGCCGGACCGGTGCCGACATCGACGCGGTCAGCGCCGGTGGCCTGCCCCGGCAGGCGAACGTCGCCGGTCCGGCCAGCCACCCGATCCGTAAGGTCAACCCGGGGGCCTGGTCACAGGCGCGGTTCCAGCGGGCGGCCGAGGTCAGCTGGCAGCGCAACGCCGGGCACAGCGCGGCCGCCACCGCAGCCCTCGCCGACCAGGTGGGTGCCGAGGTCCTCGTCGTGGCCGGTGACCCACAGGCCCGCGAGTTGCTGATCAGCGAACTGCCGCGTCGCTGGCAGTCGCGGACGGTGCAGACCGACGTCGGTTCGCGCGCCGTGGGAGCGGACCCGGAACCGTTGACCGAGGTCACCATTCAGGCGATCGCCGAGGTGGCGGCCGCACACACCGATCAGGCCCTGGACCGGTACGGCGCTCAGCGGGGCCGCGGCGACGGTCTCGGCGCCGTGGTCGACGCCCTGCAGCGGGCGCAGGTCGACACCCTCCTGCTCGTCGACGATCCGTCGTCGACGCAGCGGCTGTGGATCGGGCCGGAGCCGACTCACATCGCACTGGAACCGGACGAATTGACCGCCATGTCGGTGGCCGCGCCGCGTGAGGTGCGCGCCGACGCGGCGTTGCTGCGGGCGTTGGCCGGCACCGACGCCGACCTGGTGCTGGTAGGCCCGGGAGAGGCGGACCTCAACGGCGGCGTCGGTGCGGTGCTGCGCTATCTGGATCCGGCGACCGGATGA
- a CDS encoding DMT family transporter has translation MTALLISVAFAVASAGAYALGAIAQERLAVRLGAQTPWRDILRALLRARRWWLSVALNAAGGGLHVAALAYGPLSVVQPLGVLTLVLALPIGAAVSAQRITRRQWGGATATVAGLVLLLVLTVPGSGDGMDAGDADTLVLTSAAVLVATIAGTILVRRPVPRSLMYATAAGVAFAIASALTHAVTREYADGGPSALFTPTVPAIAAMAVAGVLLSQLAYRGSGLGAPLATVTLANPVASAIIGVVLFEERFATGPVAMTLLVAAGATACAGILLLAPPAAPAAIPTEPVADDQPPRTPALCRR, from the coding sequence GTGACCGCGCTGCTGATCTCCGTGGCGTTCGCCGTCGCCTCGGCCGGCGCGTACGCGCTCGGCGCGATCGCCCAGGAACGGCTCGCGGTGCGTCTCGGCGCACAGACCCCGTGGCGGGACATCCTGCGCGCCCTGCTGCGGGCACGTCGCTGGTGGCTGTCGGTGGCGCTGAACGCCGCCGGCGGGGGGCTGCACGTCGCCGCCCTGGCCTACGGGCCGCTGTCGGTGGTACAGCCGCTCGGTGTACTCACCCTCGTGCTGGCGCTGCCGATCGGTGCCGCCGTCAGCGCCCAGCGGATCACCCGACGGCAGTGGGGCGGGGCCACGGCCACCGTGGCCGGCCTCGTACTGCTGCTGGTGCTGACCGTTCCTGGCAGCGGCGACGGCATGGACGCCGGCGACGCCGACACCCTCGTGCTGACCAGCGCCGCCGTGCTGGTCGCGACGATCGCCGGGACCATCCTCGTACGACGGCCGGTCCCCCGCAGCCTGATGTACGCCACCGCCGCCGGTGTGGCGTTCGCGATAGCCTCGGCGCTGACCCACGCGGTCACCCGGGAGTACGCCGACGGAGGGCCGTCGGCCCTGTTCACACCCACCGTGCCGGCGATCGCGGCGATGGCGGTGGCCGGTGTGCTGCTGTCCCAGCTCGCCTACCGGGGCAGCGGCCTCGGTGCCCCGCTGGCCACCGTCACCCTGGCCAACCCGGTCGCCTCGGCGATCATCGGGGTGGTGCTGTTCGAGGAACGCTTCGCCACCGGCCCGGTCGCGATGACGCTGCTCGTCGCGGCCGGGGCCACCGCGTGCGCCGGTATCCTGCTGCTCGCGCCGCCGGCGGCACCGGCGGCGATACCGACCGAACCGGTCGCCGACGACCAGCCGCCGCGTACCCCGGCGCTGTGCCGACGCTGA